The following proteins are encoded in a genomic region of Nicotiana sylvestris chromosome 4, ASM39365v2, whole genome shotgun sequence:
- the LOC104236376 gene encoding E3 ubiquitin-protein ligase RING1-like: MSSAGITVARGGASLYFCHKCSNTVTITPSPTGDLLCPTCNSDFVEEYDEPDPDPYPNFPDPFYSLFSTLFNTSRSTTASLDSQNPRIYSSAQNPRDELLGSGGFDPIGYLMTHLASRRASGINFEFVIEGGNGGSGLGLPANIGDYFIGPHFEELIQQLAENDPNRYGTPPASKSAVEGLPSIKVNEELLKSELAQCAVCKDDFELGLDVKQLPCKHVYHEGCILPWLELHNSCPVCRYKLPTDDPDYENRGRDNAGGGESSGGGGSGGSGSGGSGGAIGGRFTTIALQWPWGNFEGSESRGGQQNRESN, translated from the coding sequence atgtcTTCCGCCGGAATCACCGTCGCACGCGGCGGCGCATCGCTGTACTTCTGCCACAAATGCAGCAACACCGTCACCATCACCCCTTCTCCGACGGGAGATCTCCTCTGTCCTACTTGCAACTCTGATTTCGTTGAAGAATACGATGAACCGGATCCCGATCCATACCCGAACTTCCCCGACCCGTTTTACTCCTTGTTCAGCACTTTATTCAATACTTCTCGCTCTACCACCGCTTCTCTTGACTCCCAAAACCCTAGAATTTACTCCTCAGCCCAAAACCCTAGGGACGAGCTCCTCGGGTCGGGTGGTTTCGACCCGATTGGCTATCTTATGACCCATTTAGCGTCTCGAAGGGCTAGTGGTATCAACTTCGAGTTCGTGATTGAAGGGGGTAATGGGGGTAGCGGGTTAGGGTTACCGGCGAACATAGGGGACTATTTTATTGGGCCACATTTTGAAGAATTGATCCAACAATTAGCGGAAAATGACCCGAACCGCTATGGGACCCCACCCGCATCGAAATCAGCTGTTGAGGGTCTGCCCAGTATTAAAGTTAATGAGGAATTGCTTAAATCTGAGCTGGCACAGTGTGCTGTGTGTAAGGATGATTTTGAGCTAGGGTTAGATGTGAAACAGCTGCCATGTAAGCATGTTTATCATGAGGGTTGTATTCTCCCGTGGCTTGAGTTGCATAATTCGTGCCCTGTTTGTCGATACAAGTTGCCAACGGATGATCCTGATTATGAGAATAGGGGAAGGGATAATGCAGGTGGTGGGGAGTCGAGTGGTGGGGGCGGCAGTGGTGGTTCGGGTTCTGGAGGAAGTGGTGGGGCAATAGGAGGAAGGTTTACTACTATAGCGTTGCAATGGCCTTGGGGGAACTTTGAAGGATCAGAGTCTCGTGGTGGACAGCAGAACAGGGAGTCGAATTAG